One Priestia aryabhattai DNA segment encodes these proteins:
- a CDS encoding CynX/NimT family MFS transporter, translated as MSSMDQVIKKENKGRTSTVGKYSVLIMIVGIVFIAANLRAPLTSVGPMVGFIKDDINISNTMAGMITTLPLLSFALFSPIVPKLGQKYGVELIILGSIVFLTVGIAIRSLSGVASLYIGTAILGLAISVGNVLLPGLIKREFPKRIGLMTGVYSISMNLFGAIASGVSVPIALGWRFGWKGALGIWGVLSFISIFFWLLQMKHSNVRRDTVHKEKADSHVNLWSSALAWQVTLFMGLQSMFFYVLVAWLPEILKQQGLNSSQSGLMLSVMLLALLPFTFIVPVIAGRMSGQRSLVTITAILFLIGTFGLLYGSSNLIIFWIIALGIGGGFAFSLSMMFFGLRTRNAQQAAELSGMAQSVGYLLAAIGPTLFGFIHDATNSWTIPLLILVGASVLLFIFGLSAAKDRYISSTNSQNI; from the coding sequence ATGAGTTCAATGGATCAAGTAATTAAAAAGGAGAATAAAGGGCGTACATCAACAGTTGGAAAATATTCCGTTTTGATAATGATTGTTGGTATTGTATTTATAGCAGCTAACTTACGAGCCCCTTTGACCTCAGTAGGGCCAATGGTTGGTTTTATTAAGGATGATATAAATATCTCAAATACAATGGCGGGTATGATTACCACACTGCCGTTATTAAGCTTTGCGTTATTTTCACCTATTGTTCCCAAGTTAGGGCAGAAATATGGGGTAGAACTAATTATTCTTGGCTCTATCGTCTTTTTGACAGTTGGTATTGCTATACGTTCCTTATCAGGAGTTGCTTCTTTATATATAGGTACTGCAATCCTTGGTTTGGCTATATCCGTTGGGAATGTATTGTTACCTGGACTAATTAAACGTGAATTTCCAAAACGTATAGGTCTAATGACTGGCGTGTATTCTATTTCTATGAACTTATTTGGAGCAATAGCTTCCGGTGTAAGTGTTCCCATTGCACTTGGATGGAGATTTGGCTGGAAGGGTGCATTGGGAATTTGGGGTGTTTTAAGCTTTATATCTATCTTTTTTTGGTTATTACAGATGAAACATAGTAACGTGAGAAGAGATACCGTTCATAAAGAGAAGGCTGACAGTCATGTAAACTTGTGGAGTTCGGCACTAGCGTGGCAGGTAACCTTATTTATGGGACTACAATCCATGTTCTTTTATGTCCTAGTTGCTTGGCTGCCAGAAATCCTTAAGCAACAGGGATTAAATTCAAGTCAATCCGGCTTAATGCTTTCCGTTATGCTATTGGCTCTTCTTCCTTTTACTTTTATCGTCCCAGTCATAGCAGGACGCATGTCCGGTCAACGTTCGTTAGTGACTATTACAGCGATTTTATTTTTAATCGGGACGTTTGGGTTACTATACGGTAGTTCAAATTTAATTATTTTTTGGATCATTGCTTTAGGCATAGGAGGAGGCTTCGCATTCAGCCTATCCATGATGTTTTTCGGCTTACGTACAAGGAATGCGCAGCAGGCTGCAGAATTATCTGGCATGGCACAATCGGTTGGGTACTTGCTTGCAGCAATTGGTCCAACCCTTTTTGGATTTATACATGATGCCACTAATAGTTGGACTATTCCTCTTTTAATATTAGTCGGTGCATCAGTCTTACTCTTTATATTTGGTCTTAGTGCAGCTAAAGATCGATATATAAGCTCTACTAACTCACAAAACATATAA
- a CDS encoding helix-turn-helix transcriptional regulator — MHLETDNPKQVVLQVGGVLRKLRKEKNLNLEELSELSGVSKLTLGNIERGETNPTIGVLWKISKSLSIPLMALFSTESDVNLFRAGEGLRIVGEESNWAIEPIFQNVNNNMEMYRAYLQPNSSYYPEKHHHNTTELATVMSGTITIKVNNESYSLNQYDSISFSTNGTHSYTNHTNDVVVLHIILKYAI, encoded by the coding sequence ATGCATTTAGAAACTGATAATCCAAAGCAAGTTGTTTTACAAGTTGGGGGAGTACTAAGAAAACTTCGTAAAGAAAAAAATTTAAATCTTGAAGAACTATCAGAATTATCAGGTGTAAGCAAGTTAACGCTGGGAAATATAGAACGAGGAGAAACAAACCCCACAATAGGAGTGTTATGGAAAATTTCAAAAAGTTTATCTATACCACTCATGGCTCTATTCTCAACTGAAAGCGATGTAAATCTATTTCGAGCTGGGGAAGGATTACGTATTGTTGGAGAAGAATCTAATTGGGCAATCGAACCCATTTTTCAAAATGTAAATAATAATATGGAAATGTACCGTGCTTATTTACAGCCAAATAGCTCCTATTATCCGGAAAAACATCATCATAACACAACAGAACTTGCAACTGTCATGTCTGGAACTATCACAATTAAAGTTAACAATGAATCATATAGCCTAAATCAATATGATTCAATTAGTTTTTCTACAAATGGTACACATTCGTACACCAATCATACTAACGATGTTGTTGTTCTTCATATTATATTGAAATACGCAATCTAA
- a CDS encoding MFS transporter encodes MKGQGRVSLSIGWITLFLMGTDLFVVSPLLPFISQAYKISSATAGWMVTVFAITYAFSAPFFGWLSDKKGRRSLITLGLLLFAASNILTACAPSFLWLIVSRILAGFSVASITPLIYAIIGDIAPPSRRGTWLSIVVSGHLTALWAGTPLGTLLEHFLGWRSVFIVMATLGVILMFVNFKAWKSVPSNKLTSNLLKGNLMRILGSVSVTAIWAISMYTLYVYLGAALHFNNGFSSAEIALAVTFYGIGAVLGSLSSGQLTDKFGERRISINTLIVLTLILLCLGIFFSSGDWLYLFMFIWALVGYAGFTSYQARLAVEYPLERGIVMAWNNTALYIGITLGSMLGGYVISNWGYSTLPYACSIAAVLSFIISTQKRQVLKGKSISINR; translated from the coding sequence ATGAAGGGACAAGGAAGAGTAAGCTTAAGCATTGGATGGATTACCTTATTCTTAATGGGGACTGATTTATTTGTTGTATCCCCATTATTACCATTCATTTCTCAAGCATATAAAATTAGTTCAGCGACGGCTGGATGGATGGTAACTGTCTTTGCGATTACGTATGCTTTTTCAGCTCCATTCTTTGGGTGGCTCTCAGATAAAAAAGGCAGAAGATCTTTGATTACATTGGGTTTATTACTATTTGCTGCTTCTAATATCCTAACGGCCTGTGCCCCATCCTTTTTGTGGTTGATTGTTAGCCGTATTTTAGCTGGGTTTTCAGTAGCTTCCATTACCCCTTTAATATACGCTATCATTGGAGATATCGCACCACCTAGTCGAAGAGGAACATGGCTTTCAATCGTTGTTTCTGGTCACTTAACAGCCCTTTGGGCTGGAACACCACTCGGTACATTATTGGAGCACTTTCTAGGTTGGCGTTCTGTATTTATTGTAATGGCCACACTCGGAGTTATATTGATGTTTGTAAATTTTAAAGCATGGAAGTCTGTTCCTAGTAATAAATTAACATCAAATTTATTAAAAGGAAATCTAATGAGAATACTTGGTTCCGTAAGCGTTACTGCCATTTGGGCCATTTCAATGTATACCCTGTATGTTTATTTAGGTGCAGCTCTACACTTTAATAATGGATTTTCATCGGCAGAAATTGCATTAGCTGTTACTTTTTACGGTATTGGTGCAGTTTTAGGAAGCCTTTCAAGTGGACAATTAACTGATAAGTTTGGGGAAAGAAGAATTTCTATAAATACATTGATTGTATTGACCCTAATACTCCTTTGTTTAGGCATATTTTTCTCATCTGGTGATTGGCTGTATCTCTTTATGTTTATATGGGCTTTAGTTGGATATGCAGGGTTTACATCTTATCAAGCTCGATTAGCCGTTGAGTATCCTTTAGAACGAGGAATTGTAATGGCGTGGAATAATACGGCTCTGTATATTGGTATTACCCTCGGGTCAATGCTTGGCGGTTACGTAATATCGAATTGGGGCTATTCTACTCTTCCATATGCTTGTAGTATTGCTGCCGTTTTAAGTTTTATAATCAGCACCCAAAAAAGACAGGTGTTAAAGGGAAAATCAATTTCTATTAATAGATAA
- a CDS encoding tyrosine-type recombinase/integrase, whose product MQDFSLVNIGTEVRERKGDFHKVVSLMLDTTYYDSLEERNEHHQRKDEDMFSDFTDEEMMYYYVHQRKHIRKDRGRKENTKTEYLRILLQFYQYAAESESFLRQDVDNYIEETIFKNLRPWHIRNYQAYLSTALLGKGGKPYSPATLDAKMTILKSFMKWLHDTRYIQYPLHKEILSTSLSEQEIPNRDFYYHEVKQLLDYYKDHPINHGLLTMLAMTGLRVQEIANASWGDVYLDSLSGHYRLRGVGKGGKKFDKLLHPSLYERILAFRARRHVSTALNTSDQGPLFPAKDGGYYQYKNLSNYIVRIIERTKLPFVKERTDKITPHYFRHFYAIYSRQQGADIFLIQKELGHSDRKTTERYLEKVLQREQEIGLMWKEQDF is encoded by the coding sequence ATGCAAGATTTTTCTTTGGTGAATATAGGAACAGAAGTAAGGGAGAGAAAAGGGGATTTTCACAAAGTCGTTTCGTTGATGCTGGATACTACGTATTATGATTCCTTAGAAGAAAGAAATGAGCATCACCAACGAAAAGACGAAGACATGTTCAGCGATTTTACAGATGAAGAAATGATGTACTACTACGTCCATCAACGAAAGCATATTCGAAAGGATCGAGGACGAAAAGAAAATACAAAGACCGAATACTTACGGATCTTATTGCAGTTTTATCAGTATGCGGCAGAAAGTGAGTCGTTCTTACGACAAGATGTAGACAATTATATAGAAGAAACGATTTTTAAAAATCTAAGGCCTTGGCATATACGGAACTACCAGGCATATTTAAGCACCGCATTATTAGGGAAGGGTGGTAAACCTTATTCACCGGCAACCTTAGATGCCAAAATGACAATTTTAAAGAGTTTTATGAAGTGGTTACATGACACTAGATATATTCAGTATCCGTTACATAAAGAAATCTTAAGCACATCATTATCCGAACAAGAAATTCCAAATCGTGATTTTTATTATCATGAAGTCAAGCAGCTCCTAGACTATTATAAAGATCATCCTATCAACCATGGATTGTTAACCATGTTGGCCATGACAGGACTTCGTGTACAAGAAATAGCCAATGCTTCGTGGGGAGATGTGTATCTAGACAGTTTAAGTGGACATTATCGGTTAAGAGGAGTCGGTAAGGGGGGAAAGAAATTTGATAAGTTACTTCATCCATCTTTATATGAACGAATCCTTGCCTTTAGAGCACGACGTCATGTCAGCACGGCATTAAACACAAGTGATCAAGGGCCATTATTTCCGGCCAAAGACGGAGGATATTATCAATATAAAAACTTAAGTAATTATATTGTGCGTATTATTGAACGAACGAAGCTACCTTTTGTGAAAGAACGGACTGACAAGATTACGCCCCATTATTTTCGGCACTTTTACGCAATTTACAGTAGGCAGCAGGGAGCTGACATCTTTCTCATTCAAAAAGAATTGGGGCACAGCGACCGTAAGACAACAGAGCGTTATCTCGAGAAGGTTTTGCAGCGAGAACAAGAAATTGGGCTGATGTGGAAGGAACAAGATTTTTAA